The Sulfurimonas aquatica genomic sequence TAACAGCTTCTTCAACTTTTTTACCGATACAAAGTTCAGTCATAACATCAGATGATGCGATAGCTGTACCACAACCAAAAGACTTAAACTTTGAATTTACAATAGTATCATTCTTAGGGTCAATTTCCCAATATAAACGTACTGCATCACCACAAGATTCTGCACCGAAGTCAGCAACAATAAGTTTGTTACCACGTTCTGTTGCCTCTTCTTCAAAGATCTCTCCTTGGTGCTGAGGGTTGTTCATAAGAGTTGTAACTTTATTTGAATAAGCGTCCCAAAGGGACTCGTTTAACATATCTGCTTTTGCCATAATATTTTCCTTTAATCTATAATTTATTATTTATATTTATTATTTAGTGGTGATGAAGTTCACACTCTTGAACTTCTCCACCTTTTGATGGACCTTGCTTTGCAAAAGAACTAGAGATATTTCTCAGTCTCGCAACAGCACCTTTAAAATGTGAAATAACATAATCAACTTCTGCGTCTGTAGTAAAACGCGAAAGTGAAAGTCTTATACCCGTATGAGCAAGCTCATTGTCAGCTCCAATTGCAAGCATAACTGTGTTTGCTTCTAAATCTTCTGATGCACAAGCTGAACCAGTTGATGCTCCAATTTGACCATTATTTAAGTCCCAAAGCATACCTTCACCTTCAACTCCCTTGATAGAGATTAGAATAGTGTTTGGTGTACGATTATTTCTATCACCAACAACAAAAGTATCACTAAGTTCTAAAAGAGCATCTTCTAAACGATCGCGTTTTGCACGGATAGAAGCCATAGTAGATTGAATGTTTTGTGTTGCGAGTTCAATCGCTTTTCCCATACCTATGATATAAGGAACATTTAGTGTTCCAGAACGACGTCCACCCATTTGTGATCCACCATGTAAAAGCGGAGAGAGTGCTTGAGAATCTTTTATATAAAGTCCACCTATACCTTTTGGTCCGTGAAATTTATGTGCAGAAAAAGATAAGAAGTCAACATGAACATCTTGTAAATCAACTGGAATTTTCCCAATAGCTTGTACACCATCTGTATGAAAAAGTACTCCTTTTTCTTTACAAATCTCTCCAATCTCTTTAATTGGGTTAATCATTCCAGTCTCATTTGAAGCCCACATTACACTTACAAGTGCTGTTTTTTCAGTAATAAAACTTTTAACAGTATGCACTTCAACAACTCCCTCATGATTTACAGGAAGATATGTAACTTTTACACCTTGGTCTTCTAAAAACTTACATGTAGCAAGAATCGCTGGGTGTTCAACTTCAGTTGTCACGATATGATTTTTATCACCATTAAGTATGTGATCAATCCAAACTGATTGTAATACCCAGTTATTTGACTCTGTTGCACCAGACGTAAACACAATATCATCAGCATCAGCTGCATTTAAAGCAGTGTATG encodes the following:
- a CDS encoding NifS family cysteine desulfurase; this translates as MQVYLDNNATTMCDPQVVEVMQPYFSEQYGNPNSLHKFGSSIHPALMNAINQTYTALNAADADDIVFTSGATESNNWVLQSVWIDHILNGDKNHIVTTEVEHPAILATCKFLEDQGVKVTYLPVNHEGVVEVHTVKSFITEKTALVSVMWASNETGMINPIKEIGEICKEKGVLFHTDGVQAIGKIPVDLQDVHVDFLSFSAHKFHGPKGIGGLYIKDSQALSPLLHGGSQMGGRRSGTLNVPYIIGMGKAIELATQNIQSTMASIRAKRDRLEDALLELSDTFVVGDRNNRTPNTILISIKGVEGEGMLWDLNNGQIGASTGSACASEDLEANTVMLAIGADNELAHTGIRLSLSRFTTDAEVDYVISHFKGAVARLRNISSSFAKQGPSKGGEVQECELHHH